GCCGAGATTATTCCGCGCACTTTGCTCTTCCGAAGGATAAAGAGAGGGAAATCTGGACGGGAATCCGGCTGGGTAAGAAAGAAATCGGCCTAAGACTGGAGCTGGACGAAAGTTACGATTTAGGGGATTGGGATTCTAAAATCGGAGAGATCTTGACCAATCAATATACTCTATATCATTTTTTTGGAAAGGAGAAGGAAAGAGATTCGAGGCTACTCGATTTGGTGAGTTCGCTTAACCAAAGATTACGGGAAGGAAAATTCGGTCCCCAGAGATTGGAGATTCCTAACTTTCTGCATGAGATGAGAATGATTAAATCCGCCGAAGAAATCGATAAATTGAAGGAATCATCGAGGATCACCGCCTTCGGTCACCAAAGATTGATGCGTGAAACTAGGCCCGGAATGTACGAATTCGAGCTGGAAGCGATTTTGGAATCCGAATATCTGAAACACGGGGCCTGGGGAGGCGGATACGGCCATATCGTTGCTGCCGGTAAAAATGCCACGATCTTACATTATACTACGAACCGGGCAAGGATCGGCGAGAACGAGGCCATTCTGGTGGATAGCGGCGCGGAGAAAGATTATTACACTGCGGACGTTACTCGGGTCTTTCCTTCGGGAAAGAAATTCACGGCGGAACAGAAAGCGGTCTATGAGCTTGTGCTGTATGCTCAGAAAGAAGCGATTTCAAACACTATGGAAGGAGTCGAGTTTAACGCAGTTCACGAGTCTACGATTCTGACGCTTACTTCCGGATTGAAAGACATGGGATTTTTGAAAGGGGATGTTTCCGGTCTGATCGAGAAGGGAGAATTTAGAAGATTCTACATGCATAGAACCGGGCACTATCTCGGCATGGACGTGCACGACGTAGGCCGGTATTTTGAAAATGGAACGAGTAAACCCATGCGAACCGGTTTAGTCGTTACCGTAGAACCGGGATTGTACTTCGATCCTTCGGATGAAACTATCCCCGAGGCATTTCGAGGTATCGGTGTCCGAATCGAAGACGACGTTTTGGTAAACGGTAAGAGTCCGGTCGTGCTGACCGAAATGATTCCGAAAGAAATCGACGAAATCGAATCCTTACGAACGTAACCCAGCTCCTAAGAACGATTCGACCGTATAGGCGTTAGATGGGGGTAAAGGATTGAAGAAAAGGTTCGCTCGGTAAATTCTACTGTCCAGGTTCATGACCCTGTTGGAGCTCCTACAGAGGAGAGTTTCCTGGCTTATATGATCCTGTTGGAACGCCTAAAGAATTCATTGCATCAAACATCAAACATCTAACGCCTAATACCTAACAACTCGGAGCCTCATATTTAAAGATTCATAATTGTTAAAATGGGAATAAAATCTTTATTATTATGTCATTTTATTTTACGCGTTATCCGCCTATCTCGCGTTAATGCATAGTTTTAATAATTATATATTACGTTTATTAAAAATTCGATTGAGGTTTTTCCCTATTATTCGCAAATGCCTTAGTTATCGAGGATATGAATAGAATATGGAAGAACGTTTTATGAATTTTTTAATCTCGTCGGGCGGGTTTATTAGGATCAATCTGCGTATCCCAATTGATTTAGAATCTATCTGGAAAGGAGGTATCAAGAAATACGACGGGCCGGCCGGATATCTAACGTATCTACTCTCTTCCTATAAATTGAGGAGGTTTCAAGGCTCATTACCCAGATTGAAATTTCGTAAAATCGGATCCGTTGATCCTAGAAAACGAATCAAGGTTCGATTTAAGGATTATTGGGAAGCGGCGCGGTTTGCGACTCAGTACAACGTGTCATTGAGTAGTTTTATTTCCGCTTTACTCGAAATAGATACGGATGCGATTTCGAAATCGCCGGCAAACGTCTCCGGTTCTTCCTTGGAACTCCAAGCAAAAACCGGAGTAATTATACCGTTTCCCCGGCGGAAAGGCGGATCGGTTGCGAAAGCTGCCTAGTTTTCCTCTAGATAAAGGCGAACGGCTTCCTTCAAGACGGAGAGTCCGATCGGTAGAGCGGATTCATCGAAATCGAATTTGGAACTATGATGGGGATGGATGAATCCTTTGCTTGGGTTCATGGAGCCGACGAAGAAATAGCAACCAGGCACTCGCATTAAAAATGCGGAGAAATCTTCCCCTCCCATGGTTTTGGCGCCCTCTTCGGTTATATTACCCTGACCTACGACGGTATCGGCCGCCCGTCTTACGATAGACGTAACGTACGGGTGATTGATTGTGGGGGCGTTCGTTCGATCGTATCGTATGGCGACTGTCGCGCCGAAAGAGCCGACGATATTTTCCACGATTCGTCGGAACAAATCGGGCGCTTTATCGAACATTTCTTTCGTGAAAGTGCGGACCGTTCCTTTTAGCTCCGCCGTTTCCGGGATTACGTTGAATGCATTGCCGGAGTGAAAAGCGCCTACGGTTACGACGCAGGAATCGAGAGGATCCGTATTTCTAGATACGATACTTTGTAGGGCGGTCACGATATGCGATCCGACAAGAATCGGGTCAACCGTATGCTGGGGCATTGCTCCGTGGCCGCTGATTCCGGTAATGGTCACGGTGAATTCGTCTACGGCGGCCATCATCGGACCGTCGACCACTCCAATCTTGCCTACAGGAATATGATTCCAAACGTGTAGAGCGATAGCCGCGGAAACATCGTATTTTTCAAGGATTCCTTCTTCGATCATTCGATCAGCGCCTTGCCCGCCTTCTTCGGCAGGTTGGAATACCAGTAAAACCCTACCTTTCGGCACGATAGCGGCCAAATCCTCTTTCAGATCGGAAGCGAGTCCCATCAATACGGAAGTATGGGCATCGTGACCGCAAGCGTGCATTACCCCTTTGTGGACGGATGCGTAATCGACCTTATTTTCCTCAAAAATCGGTAGAGCATCCATATCGGCTCGGACGATGAGGGTTTTGCCGGGTTTGCCCGAATCTATTAAGCAGGCAATTCCGGTGGTTGCAATTCCATCTTGGAAGGAATACCCGAGAGAAGTAAGATGCTTAGCTACGTACGCAGACGTACCTTTTTCGTCGTATTTCAGTTCGGGATGTTTATGGAGGAAACGGCGATAAGTTACGAGTTCTTCGGTTCGTAAAGAGGATACGGATTTCATAGAAGCACCTATCCTCCAAGGAACGGGAGACATGGCGAGAAAGTCTTCCTTTTTTTCTTCCGAACAGAGGACATTCAGAGGACGGAAGGCAGAAGACTGAGGACAGAACATTGATAAACGAAATTCCCCCGTTCTACAGGAAGATTCTTGTGTTATATTAGATCGGTCCTCTACCTCAGCTGGCTTCCCAACGTCTAGCAGCTTCTGTCTAGCTTGAGCGAAGCGAGCGCGTCTGTCTTCTGACCTCTGTCTTCTGAAAGCGAACGCATCTGTCCTCAGTCCTCTGTCCTCCGTATCACAGAGTTCTATCGTACTCGCTTAATTCCTTTTTCCAAACCTGAGTGCCGCAATAATGGTCGCCTTCCGGGCAATACGGTTTCACGTCGCCTTGAAGTCTGATCCAGCAGGGGGCTTTAATCCATTTTACGATTTGGGGATGAACTTGCCCGATGTCGGTGAGCTCATTGATGGATGCCTGGAAAATCTCTTCTTGGGCATTATAGCAGGTTCGGGCTCTCCATTTATGATGCAAATTTAAAAGGTCCCCGCTCTCGTAAAAACGGACCGGGAATGCGTTCGGAAATAGGTAGGTCGCATATTCCGGTCTTCCGCCGACCTCCAAAAAGCGATTTAGATTTTTGAAAATACCGTCCATCCTGGTTCGATACGTTTCTTCCAGCTGAGAATACTTTAAGACGACTTTAGGAAGAATATAATCCGGCATTCCCGCATACTGCGACATCAAAACCGGGCGAGAACCCGGAACCATCCTATGTCTTTGGTCTTGGCTGTCCGCAGTATGAGAAATTCTTTTTTTGAAAGTATAATGAACGTTAAACATCGCTCTAGAAAGCGAACTCATCGTCGTTTCGTTCAGAGTGGAAGTTAGATGTCGATTTTTACTCGGATCCAATACCAAACGAATCGCCTCTTCGTCGTTAAGCGCTGTTCTTGCGACTCCGAGAGCCGATCGAACGGAGGAAGCCAGAATTTCCGGACCATTCGATGCGTGCGATACCAAGCGCGAATAACGTGTATCCAGATCTACGTCGAATTCCCTCACGAAATTTTGCGCTTCGGCGGGTCTATATTCCTGAGCGCCGTCTCGGTAGAATTCCGTAAAAAAACGATATTCCGAAGTTTCTTCCAGAGGGATCGGGTCATCCATTTCCTCGACGTAGAGCGGATCCGCTTCCCGCACCTTTTCTATCATCGCTTCCACGACGAATTTTTGTTCCTCAGGAACGTTAAACGAATTCATTAAACGGTAATATCGGTGGAGTGTGAGCCCGTTTACAGAATGATAAAGATAAGTAAACGTCCCGAGAGGCAATAGATATCTAGCTACCTCTAAACATTTTTTCTTTATTGCGGCCTGCCATTTTTCGGGATAGCCGGCCCTGGCTTTGTAAACTAGGAAATATTCGTCCTGAATGAACGGATGTAGAAGTTCGACAAATTCAAAATATGCATCAGACGCGTATTCGATCGCTTCGGTATAGAGTTCTAAATGTTTCCCTTCTAGATTAGGAGGAATATAATAATTTTCCCGTTTTACTTCGACGTATCGCTGGCTGACTTGTTCGGAGTTATAGTACGGATGGGAATGTAGGAAAGACCATACGAATTGACGCGAGACTTTATCTAGAGTGAAAATAAAATGCG
The Leptospira inadai serovar Lyme str. 10 genome window above contains:
- a CDS encoding aminopeptidase P N-terminal domain-containing protein — protein: MDHNIFKKRIRTVQNTLKDGDILLLFAATLRIRNRDVEYKFRQDSDYYYLTGIEEEDGILVLRRDYSAHFALPKDKEREIWTGIRLGKKEIGLRLELDESYDLGDWDSKIGEILTNQYTLYHFFGKEKERDSRLLDLVSSLNQRLREGKFGPQRLEIPNFLHEMRMIKSAEEIDKLKESSRITAFGHQRLMRETRPGMYEFELEAILESEYLKHGAWGGGYGHIVAAGKNATILHYTTNRARIGENEAILVDSGAEKDYYTADVTRVFPSGKKFTAEQKAVYELVLYAQKEAISNTMEGVEFNAVHESTILTLTSGLKDMGFLKGDVSGLIEKGEFRRFYMHRTGHYLGMDVHDVGRYFENGTSKPMRTGLVVTVEPGLYFDPSDETIPEAFRGIGVRIEDDVLVNGKSPVVLTEMIPKEIDEIESLRT
- a CDS encoding M20 metallopeptidase family protein; this translates as MKSVSSLRTEELVTYRRFLHKHPELKYDEKGTSAYVAKHLTSLGYSFQDGIATTGIACLIDSGKPGKTLIVRADMDALPIFEENKVDYASVHKGVMHACGHDAHTSVLMGLASDLKEDLAAIVPKGRVLLVFQPAEEGGQGADRMIEEGILEKYDVSAAIALHVWNHIPVGKIGVVDGPMMAAVDEFTVTITGISGHGAMPQHTVDPILVGSHIVTALQSIVSRNTDPLDSCVVTVGAFHSGNAFNVIPETAELKGTVRTFTKEMFDKAPDLFRRIVENIVGSFGATVAIRYDRTNAPTINHPYVTSIVRRAADTVVGQGNITEEGAKTMGGEDFSAFLMRVPGCYFFVGSMNPSKGFIHPHHSSKFDFDESALPIGLSVLKEAVRLYLEEN
- a CDS encoding FAD-dependent thymidylate synthase; this encodes MQSQKPIIQLLDSTKEPFNLAIASARTCYSSKGILLPEDMVSSEKSLEIRDKVAKSTKKAGHLTTRQHPHFIFTLDKVSRQFVWSFLHSHPYYNSEQVSQRYVEVKRENYYIPPNLEGKHLELYTEAIEYASDAYFEFVELLHPFIQDEYFLVYKARAGYPEKWQAAIKKKCLEVARYLLPLGTFTYLYHSVNGLTLHRYYRLMNSFNVPEEQKFVVEAMIEKVREADPLYVEEMDDPIPLEETSEYRFFTEFYRDGAQEYRPAEAQNFVREFDVDLDTRYSRLVSHASNGPEILASSVRSALGVARTALNDEEAIRLVLDPSKNRHLTSTLNETTMSSLSRAMFNVHYTFKKRISHTADSQDQRHRMVPGSRPVLMSQYAGMPDYILPKVVLKYSQLEETYRTRMDGIFKNLNRFLEVGGRPEYATYLFPNAFPVRFYESGDLLNLHHKWRARTCYNAQEEIFQASINELTDIGQVHPQIVKWIKAPCWIRLQGDVKPYCPEGDHYCGTQVWKKELSEYDRTL